One window of Sphingobacteriales bacterium genomic DNA carries:
- a CDS encoding tetratricopeptide repeat protein: protein MFKDNFDDKLNSQDEMLEIVRQYENMQKNRQSHFFEHETLEDIVAYYEENSEWEKAYDAALYALEQFPNSSTFLSKKAQFLFEFKQYDEALVLVEKALFLAPNDLDTLILQADILNSKGEFKKTLEILKRCLTFADKEEQSDIYIAASDVYEANGHMDKAYRYAKKALFLSPNSEMAQIRYDYLAIETNRFRESIKIQRKLINAEPYSHLAWYHLGNAWFSMERYKKAIYAYEYAFIINDDFSAAYRDSGEAYFELGNYIKAKEMYIEAQKRGDNDDDIFYCIGLCALHLQSFEESTNYFNKALQINPNNADAYFQLGECSREKGNFDEAIRLYNKALKIDPNCDTYFYAIALVYELTEKFELALLYYLEAIDADKEETAYYIKAASMYFQLDLTEDSIELLEFAMNKFPDRHELLYILAASLITIGRKQKGYVYLTRALQLYSEGIDLFFTALPHLKDNPDILMLIELNRIGK from the coding sequence ATGTTCAAAGACAATTTTGACGACAAACTCAACAGCCAGGATGAGATGCTTGAAATCGTAAGACAATACGAAAATATGCAAAAGAACAGGCAGTCTCATTTTTTTGAACACGAAACATTAGAGGATATAGTTGCTTATTACGAAGAAAACTCAGAATGGGAAAAAGCTTATGATGCAGCTTTATATGCTCTTGAACAATTTCCAAACTCTTCGACATTTCTCTCTAAAAAGGCTCAATTTCTTTTTGAATTTAAGCAATATGATGAAGCTCTTGTGCTGGTAGAAAAAGCCCTTTTTCTTGCGCCAAACGATTTAGATACTCTTATATTACAGGCAGACATTTTAAACTCCAAAGGAGAGTTTAAAAAAACGCTTGAGATTCTTAAAAGGTGTCTGACTTTTGCTGATAAAGAAGAACAGTCAGATATTTATATAGCTGCATCAGATGTCTATGAAGCAAATGGGCACATGGATAAGGCTTACCGATATGCAAAAAAGGCACTTTTTTTAAGTCCAAACAGTGAGATGGCTCAAATTAGATATGACTATTTAGCTATTGAAACTAATCGCTTCAGAGAAAGTATAAAAATACAAAGAAAACTAATCAATGCTGAACCATATTCACATTTGGCATGGTATCATTTAGGTAATGCATGGTTTAGTATGGAGCGATATAAAAAAGCAATTTATGCCTATGAGTATGCTTTTATCATTAATGATGATTTTTCTGCTGCTTACAGAGACAGTGGGGAAGCTTATTTTGAATTGGGCAATTATATCAAGGCGAAAGAGATGTATATAGAGGCTCAAAAAAGAGGTGATAATGATGATGACATTTTCTATTGCATCGGATTATGCGCCCTTCATCTACAGTCATTCGAAGAAAGCACTAACTATTTTAATAAAGCCTTGCAAATTAATCCAAACAATGCAGATGCATATTTTCAGTTAGGGGAGTGCAGCCGCGAAAAAGGCAACTTTGATGAAGCTATAAGATTATACAACAAAGCTTTGAAAATTGATCCTAATTGTGATACCTACTTTTATGCAATAGCTTTGGTTTATGAATTAACTGAAAAATTTGAATTAGCGCTGCTTTATTACTTAGAGGCTATTGATGCAGACAAAGAGGAAACGGCTTATTATATAAAAGCCGCTTCTATGTATTTTCAGCTTGACTTAACAGAAGACAGTATTGAATTGTTAGAGTTTGCAATGAACAAATTTCCTGACCGTCATGAGTTGCTGTATATACTTGCAGCCTCTCTTATTACAATTGGCAGGAAACAAAAAGGGTATGTTTATCTAACACGCGCATTACAATTATATAGCGAAGGAATTGACTTATTCTTTACTGCATTGCCACATCTTAAAGATAACCCCGACATATTGATGCTGATTGAACTAAACCGCATAGGGAAGTAA
- a CDS encoding MoxR family ATPase — MQQFKSDVEAIDSMAVTYKNLKQEVGKVIIGQDDVVKKVLLCIFCDAHALLVGVPGLAKTLLVKTIADVLNLSFKRIQFTPDLMPSDITGAEILDEQRQFRFTRGPLFANILLADEINRTPPKTQSALLEAMQERSITVGGHLHQLDLPFFVLATQNPIEQEGTYPLPEAQLDRFMLNIKVDYPSFEEEVNVVKSTTAVRDVVLKKSLSADEIRFFQHLVRKVPIADNVLQYAVKLASKTRPGTTLATKEINEYISWGAGPRASQFLVIGAKANAALNGKYSPDMEDVQAVAEDVLRHRLVKNYKAEAEGIAIEDIIRRLL; from the coding sequence ATGCAGCAATTCAAATCTGATGTAGAAGCCATTGACTCAATGGCAGTAACTTATAAAAATCTGAAGCAGGAAGTTGGAAAAGTAATTATAGGACAAGATGACGTAGTAAAAAAGGTATTGCTTTGTATTTTTTGTGATGCACATGCTTTATTAGTAGGTGTGCCTGGTTTGGCAAAAACCCTGTTGGTTAAAACAATAGCTGATGTTCTAAATCTCAGTTTCAAACGCATTCAGTTTACACCTGACCTTATGCCATCCGATATTACAGGAGCTGAAATTTTAGATGAACAACGTCAATTCAGATTTACGCGCGGACCTTTGTTTGCCAATATTTTATTGGCAGATGAAATTAACCGTACCCCTCCCAAAACACAATCGGCATTATTGGAAGCTATGCAGGAAAGATCTATTACAGTTGGTGGGCATCTCCATCAACTCGATTTGCCCTTTTTTGTTTTAGCAACACAAAACCCAATTGAACAAGAAGGTACTTATCCACTGCCTGAAGCACAGTTAGACCGATTTATGCTCAACATTAAGGTAGATTATCCAAGTTTTGAGGAAGAAGTTAATGTGGTGAAAAGCACAACGGCAGTCCGAGATGTAGTTCTAAAAAAGTCGCTTTCTGCTGATGAAATTCGATTTTTCCAACATTTAGTTCGCAAAGTACCTATTGCAGATAATGTGTTACAATATGCTGTAAAGCTTGCCAGTAAGACAAGACCCGGTACTACCCTGGCTACAAAAGAAATTAACGAATACATTTCCTGGGGTGCCGGTCCGCGAGCTTCGCAATTTTTAGTAATCGGAGCAAAAGCCAATGCAGCATTGAACGGAAAATATTCTCCTGATATGGAAGATGTTCAGGCTGTTGCTGAAGATGTTCTTCGCCACCGTTTAGTGAAGAATTATAAAGCGGAGGCAGAAGGAATTGCCATTGAAGATATTATCCGCAGATTGTTATAG